In Microvenator marinus, one genomic interval encodes:
- a CDS encoding MlaD family protein, which yields MKLADLATPFRVGLLVIAGIVATMYMFTQVSSKPEGDEGVEVFVMLDNASGLAEQSFIAMAGIQVGRIQKISLADGRARIDLSVRGDIPIYQGVLGEDGVWRNGATVQAKQVSFIGDYFLELTPGIDGKRLEDGDEIKIVVSSTSVDEIMAKMNDIATDISKVTNSLAEVFGSDEGKESLKELLVNLQVMVESLNQFVGENTPKLDRILSNVDNIAADFEALSGPSAESVENILRDTEAIVQEVRFIVGQSSTDLQSGLGTLKGTLSRLQATLDSLNYSLQNVQDITDKINEGEGTLGELVNNPAIAQRTEEILTDAGDLLGRVTKLKTIIELRTEYHARNSQFKNIIGLRLKPNEDKYYLIELVDDYRGFTEIYTTDVNTTNADDPDAQFRETRVETTDRFKVSLLYGQAFEINPWLAIGGRFGLIESTGGVGAELFLLPDRALMVQADVFSFSYDINPRVRTTATLDFLTHFYIAAGVDDIFNDRTEYFFGGGLRFDDEDLKAILTTTGVPSP from the coding sequence ATGAAACTCGCAGACCTCGCCACCCCATTTAGAGTTGGACTCCTGGTTATCGCCGGGATTGTGGCCACCATGTACATGTTCACTCAGGTGAGCTCGAAGCCTGAGGGCGACGAGGGTGTTGAGGTTTTCGTCATGCTAGACAACGCCTCGGGCCTGGCCGAACAATCATTCATTGCGATGGCTGGAATTCAGGTGGGACGGATTCAGAAGATTTCTCTCGCCGACGGACGTGCCAGAATTGACCTCTCTGTGCGCGGCGATATCCCCATTTATCAGGGCGTTCTCGGGGAAGACGGGGTTTGGAGAAATGGCGCCACTGTTCAAGCAAAACAGGTGAGCTTTATCGGGGATTATTTCCTCGAACTCACGCCTGGCATCGACGGCAAGCGGCTCGAAGACGGCGACGAAATCAAGATCGTGGTCAGCTCCACAAGCGTGGACGAGATTATGGCCAAGATGAACGATATTGCGACCGATATCTCAAAGGTCACCAATTCGCTCGCTGAGGTGTTCGGGTCTGACGAGGGCAAGGAAAGCCTGAAAGAACTCCTCGTCAACCTTCAAGTCATGGTGGAATCACTCAACCAATTTGTGGGTGAGAACACGCCGAAGCTCGACCGTATCCTCTCCAATGTTGATAATATCGCTGCGGATTTCGAGGCCCTCTCGGGGCCTTCAGCCGAGTCTGTAGAGAATATCCTTCGTGATACCGAGGCCATAGTTCAAGAGGTGCGCTTTATCGTGGGCCAGAGTTCCACAGATTTGCAGTCGGGATTGGGCACCCTGAAGGGTACATTGTCCAGGCTTCAAGCCACCCTCGACTCGTTGAATTATTCACTGCAAAACGTGCAAGATATCACTGACAAGATCAATGAAGGCGAAGGAACGTTGGGCGAGCTCGTCAACAATCCAGCAATTGCTCAGCGCACTGAAGAAATCCTGACCGATGCTGGCGATTTGTTGGGCCGCGTCACAAAACTCAAGACCATCATCGAGCTTAGGACAGAGTATCACGCACGAAATTCTCAGTTCAAAAACATCATCGGGCTAAGGCTTAAGCCAAACGAAGATAAATACTATTTGATCGAGCTCGTGGATGATTACCGAGGGTTCACCGAGATTTACACCACCGATGTCAACACGACCAATGCGGACGACCCGGACGCACAGTTCAGGGAGACCCGCGTAGAGACCACCGACCGATTCAAGGTGTCACTGCTTTACGGCCAGGCGTTTGAGATCAACCCATGGCTCGCTATCGGTGGGCGTTTCGGCCTGATTGAGAGCACTGGTGGCGTGGGTGCGGAGCTCTTCCTTCTTCCGGATCGCGCGCTGATGGTTCAAGCTGACGTGTTCTCGTTTAGCTACGATATCAATCCGCGCGTAAGAACAACGGCCACGTTGGACTTCCTCACCCATTTCTACATCGCGGCAGGTGTCGATGACATCTTCAACGACCGCACTGAGTACTTCTTCGGCGGCGGCTTGCGCTTTGACGACGAAGACCTGAAGGCGATCTTGACGACCACAGGCGTGCCGTCTCCCTGA
- a CDS encoding MlaE family ABC transporter permease: MSSQLKKPIESLGRGLIRNVEEVGHMAIMLGQTAVWLVRPPYRPRIFLQALDQVGVGSVFIVIFTGIFTGLVLAYQSIIAFAMFNAQTLVGGTVAVSMVRELGPVLTGLMVAGRTGSAMTTEIGTMRVSEQIDAMSVMAVNPIQYLVAPRVVAGLITIPLLTLLFNFVGIVASYVLSVNIMGIDPGIFIQKIKDFVTPFDLFATALKGACFGVAITVIACYKGFFASGGAKGVGEATTSSVVTSSIAILVIDYILTLFLW, encoded by the coding sequence ATGTCTTCTCAGCTTAAAAAACCTATCGAGTCCCTCGGGCGCGGACTTATCAGAAATGTAGAGGAAGTTGGGCATATGGCGATTATGCTGGGCCAGACCGCCGTATGGTTGGTGCGCCCACCCTATCGCCCAAGGATCTTCCTTCAGGCACTCGATCAGGTTGGCGTCGGTTCTGTTTTCATCGTCATCTTTACGGGTATCTTCACCGGACTTGTCCTGGCCTACCAGTCGATCATCGCGTTCGCGATGTTCAATGCGCAGACTCTCGTGGGCGGAACGGTGGCCGTCTCCATGGTGCGCGAGCTCGGCCCAGTGCTCACGGGCCTGATGGTTGCTGGCCGCACAGGTAGCGCCATGACTACCGAAATCGGGACGATGAGAGTCTCTGAACAAATCGACGCGATGAGTGTGATGGCCGTCAACCCCATCCAGTATCTTGTGGCGCCTCGTGTTGTGGCTGGGTTGATTACGATTCCACTCCTGACCTTGCTCTTCAATTTCGTGGGGATCGTAGCTTCGTACGTACTTTCGGTGAATATCATGGGCATCGACCCGGGTATTTTCATCCAGAAAATTAAAGATTTCGTGACGCCTTTTGACCTCTTCGCCACAGCCCTCAAAGGGGCTTGCTTCGGGGTAGCCATCACAGTGATCGCCTGTTACAAAGGCTTCTTCGCGTCTGGTGGTGCAAAGGGCGTTGGAGAAGCCACCACGTCGAGTGTGGTGACCAGCAGCATAGCTATTCTGGTAATCGACTACATTCTCACACTATTTCTCTGGTAA